A stretch of the Fusarium musae strain F31 chromosome 2, whole genome shotgun sequence genome encodes the following:
- a CDS encoding hypothetical protein (EggNog:ENOG41~antiSMASH:Cluster_2.6): MASTAQIKVLLLTKTCGYRHDCIPSMISAFNSLPFSVNATEDSTELLSLSDYDVVALGHNTGDYLTEEEITSLLNFVENGGGVVGIHAATSGLDTNARYTKILGEVFNGHPPPQWMTLSVETPDHYINGHESLPGPNAAPEEAHNCPVKIESLLARQFPWFDEVYTFRSHPRVEGRTILLSVQEGNEEGAESAGFPLSWTQTVGRGRVYYTALGHFDEAYQDTWFMEGLRRAVVWTAKKD, translated from the coding sequence ATGGCATCGACAGCACAGATCAAAGTACTACTACTTACCAAAACCTGCGGTTACCGTCATGACTGCATTCCCTCCATGATCTCGGCCTTCAACTCACTACCATTCTCCGTAAACGCAACTGAAGATTCAACAGAACTACTCTCTCTTTCAGACTACGACGTCGTTGCTCTCGGACACAACACCGGCGATTACCTGACTGAAGAGGAAATCACCTCTTTGTTAAACTTCGTCGAGAATGGCGGTGGCGTTGTAGGCATCCATGCTGCTACATCCGGCCTCGATACAAATGCCAGGTATACCAAGATTTTGGGCGAAGTGTTTAATGGCCACCCACCACCGCAATGGATGACTCTCTCAGTGGAAACCCCAGATCACTACATCAACGGGCATGAGTCTCTTCCTGGTCCGAATGCAGCACCTGAAGAAGCTCATAACTGTCCTGTTAAGATAGAATCTCTTCTAGCGAGGCAGTTTCCATGGTTCGACGAGGTGTATACCTTCAGATCGCACCCACGCGTTGAAGGCCGCACGATCTTACTTTCAGTGCAAGAGGGCAACGAGGAGGGTGCTGAATCTGCTGGCTTTCCTCTGTCATGGACTCAGACGGTCGGAAGGGGAAGAGTGTATTACACTGCTTTGGGTCATTTTGATGAAGCATATCAAGATACTTGGTTCATGGAAGGCTTGCGCCGAGCTGTGGTATGGACTGCGAAGAAGGATTGA
- a CDS encoding hypothetical protein (EggNog:ENOG41~antiSMASH:Cluster_2.6) has protein sequence MRRSAFLWSLASLLAEAVPLNSPAVKFISPSKVSPGSAQNVVVEYGGDVDGHLTLSYGACGDEVAVSETVHHIGSTHVGQHPLATRHLDHQDKRPTRFVWMTSEDISGGCLSAFLDGELIGQSDELEIVKRLAPRGEKKKSFADVAGDDSLWFDGVTYLKQKQPDDVFVTATKNKTFGILGGGMSGLLSSLILDSVGIHNWKILESSERIGGRVRTVYLNGTSPEDGQYHELGPMRFPYELTDSETNETFPFVDQRMIFQLADVLNGMNSGNKSLQVEFWDWIQSSPNTPVDTPFRRPDGTWPTKAEVANDPAYYSPPVYHNDTAAEEAIEALDDFKGLTPERIRMYASNIFKAYKQAKEDGAFDYSEVSYLRDVIKAGLNTTDEVSPSHIYWPMWEYETVYFLASGLSRLPAAFEPHVKDRVQYNAKVNGLHYNQNKTLSVFWKPTGSEPFSTPNNVENFDYVLNSVPLNLMKFWKMPRYSSLLKRAIDRTLYANACKVAVQFKTRFWEHLDQPIFGGCTRLTSPQLGQVCYPSWHINSTGPGTMLASYLSDYEATAACAMSEEEHLAYIKTALLEVHGDVVEENWTEHWARQCWEQEEHHAGAFAMQIFGQQHLYLPAFYQTEFNTVFIGEAATFTHTWIFSALESAVRGSVQLLLDLGLVDEAKQVTQTWMARWIDV, from the exons ATGAGACGTTCTGCTTTTCTATGGTCTCTAGCGAGCCTGCTTGCCGAAGCAGTACCCCTCAACTCCCCTGCTGTCAAGTTCATATCTCCCTCTAAAGTCAGCCCTGGCAGCGCACAAAATGTTGTCGTTGAATACGGCGGCGATGTCGACGGGCACTTGACTCTGAGTTATGGCGCATGCGGTGATGAGGTAGCTGTCTCAGAGACTGTGCATCATATCGGCTCGACGCATGTTGGCCAGCATCCCCTGGCGACGCGCCATCTCGATCACCAGGACAAGCGGCCAACACGATTTGTCTGGATGACATCGGAGGATATCTCTGGTGGTTGTCTTAGCGCCTTCTTGGACGGTGAACTTATCGGTCAGTCTGATGAGCTCGAGATTGTCAAGCGCCTTGCACCTCGAggtgaaaagaagaagtcttTTGCAGATGTTGCTGGTGACGACAGTCTGTGGTTCGATGGTGTTACATATCTCAAACAGAAGCAACCTGATGATGTTTTCGTTACCGCTACAAAGAATAAGACCTTCGGTATTTTGGGCGGTGGCATGTCTGGCCTTCTATCCTCG CTCATTCTCGACTCTGTTGGCATCCACAACTGGAAGATTCTCGAGTCTTCCGAGCGAATTGGAGGGCGTGTCAGAACTGTTTACCTGAATGGTACCTCGCCAGAAGACGGTCAATACCATGAACTCGGACCCATGAGATTTCCATACGAACTCACCGACTCAGAGACAAACGAGACCTTTCCTTTCGTGGATCAACGAATGATCTTTCAGCTAGCTGACGTTCTCAACGGAATGAACTCAGGCAACAAATCACTCCAAGTCGAGTTCTGGGACTGGATCCAAAGCTCTCCAAATACACCTGTCGACACGCCTTTCCGACGTCCAGATGGTACATGGCCTACCAAGGCTGAGGTAGCGAATGACCCAGCATATTACAGCCCGCCTGTCTATCATAATGATACAGCGGCTGAGGAAGCCATCGAGGCTTTGGATGACTTCAAAGGACTCACTCCCGAGCGCATCCGTATGTATGCATCCAATATCTTCAAGGCGTACAAGCAAGCCAAAGAGGATGGAGCATTCGATTACTCCGAGGTATCTTACCTTCGAGATGTGATCAAGGCAGGCCTCAACACAACTGACGAAGTCTCGCCCTCGCATATCTATTGGCCTATGTGGGAGTACGAAACCGTTTACTTCCTCGCTA GCGGTCTGAGCCGCTTACCCGCTGCATTTGAACCCCACGTCAAAGACAGAGTTCAGTACAACGCCAAAGTGAACGGTCTACACTACAACCAGAACAAAACTCTATCAGTGTTCTGGAAACCTACTGGCTCTGAACCTTTCAGCACGCCGAACAATGTTGAGAATTTTGATTACGTTCTCAACAGTGTACCGCTCAACTTGATGAAATTTTGGAAGATGCCACGATACTCAAGTCTTCTCAAGCGCGCAATCGATAGGACCTTGTATGCCAACGCTTGCAAGGTCGCTGTTCAGTTCAAGACGCGCTTCTGGGAACATCTTGACCAGCCTATCTTTGGCGGCTGCACTCGTCTCACCAGCCCTCAACTAGGCCAGGTCTGTTATCCCTCATGGCACATCAACTCCACAGGCCCTGGAACGATGCTGGCATCTTATCTCTCCGACTACGAGGCAACAGCCGCCTGCGCCATGTCAGAAGAGGAGCATCTAGCCTACATAAAAACCGCCCTTTTAGAAGTTCATGGCGATGTAGTCGAAGAGAACTGGACTGAACACTGGGCGCGGCAGTGCTGGGAGCAAGAGGAACACCATGCTGGTGCCTTTGCGATGCAGATCTTTGGACAGCAGCATTTATATCTCCCTGCGTTTTACCAGACGGAGTTCAATACTGTTTTTATTGGAGAAGCGGCCACTTTTACGCATACGTGGATTTTTAGTGCCCTTGAGAGTGCGGTGAGAGGGAGTGTGCAGTTGTTGTTGGATTTGgggcttgttgatgaggcgaAGCAGGTAACGCAGACATGGATGGCTCGTTGGATAGACGTGTAG
- a CDS encoding hypothetical protein (antiSMASH:Cluster_2.6~CAZy:AA3): protein MAFVANGNENDFIIVGGGTAGNTVAGRLAENPNTRILIIEAGIPNPHQIPEITTPSEAFNLRGSKHDWAYKSTMIKRDDYERIEKPNTRGKVLGGSSCANYFTWIPGSKPTFDDWEAFGGEDWNWDGCVEYLRKCATYHDEERLYPAELGKIGTGGPIQIAHADLVPEMQPWRDALTEAWVSKGEVLTENIYDGEMRGLTHCVDTIHGGQRQGSFLYLKNKPNVNILYGVQSKELIIDPRTNTCLGVTVINPDTKGELSVFASKEVILSQGVFETPKLLMLSGVGPAQELKKNDINVKLDSPHVGQHLLDHPIVPFVLQVKDGFGLEDYILRDGAANSAAVAQYKRDKTGPVSSGLLELVGFPRIDERLEQHQSYREAKAANGGLDPFGPKGQPHFELDFVGMFSTAFQWHYPVPEKGNYMTVIVDLLRPLSEGQVTLNSNDPLVQPNINLNFFGNDLDILAMREGVRWTYDVLTTGKGFKDIVLGEYPWRMPLESDEEMKRAVLDRSQTGFHPCGTARLSKNIQQGVVDSRLRVHGIKNLRIADASVIPVIPDCRIQNSVYMIGEKGADIIKADHPEIFGQEATRANPFTSRL, encoded by the exons ATGGCCTTCGTTGCAAACGGAAATGAAaacgacttcatcatcgtcggcgGCGGCACTGCAGGAAACACTGTAGCAGGCCGTCTCGCCGAAAACCCCAACACccgcatcctcatcatcgaagCCGGCATCCCCAACCCGCACCAAATCCCCGAAATCACCACCCCCTCCGAGGCCTTCAACCTCCGCGGCAGCAAGCACGACTGGGCCTACAAGTCCACCATGATCAAGCGCGACGACTACGAGCGCATCGAGAAGCCCAACACGCGCGGAAAAGTCCTCGGCGGTTCGTCCTGCGCCAACTACTTCACCTGGATCCCCGGGTCCAAGCCTACCTTTGACGACTGGGAGGCTTTTGGCGGGGAGGATTGGAATTGGGATGGTTGCGTGGAGTATCTTCGCAAGTGTGCGACTTAtcatgatgaggagaggCTTTATCCCGCTGAGCTGGGCAAGATTGGTACGGGGGGACCTATTCAGATTGCGCATGCGGATCTTGTTCCTGAGATGCAGCCGTGGCGCGATGCTTTGACTGAAGCGTGGGTTTCAAAGGGTGAAGTTCTCACGGAGAATATTTACGATGGTGAAATGAGGGGTCTCACGCATTGTGTTGATACCATCCATGGAGGTCAGCGACAGGGAAGTTTCTTGTatctcaagaacaagcccAATGTCAATATCCTCTATGGTGTCCAGTCCAAGGAGCTGATCATTGATCCCCGCACCAACACTTGTCTTGGAGTCACTGTCATCAACCCTGATACCAAGGGTGAGCTCAGCGTCTTTGCCAGCAAGGAAGTCATTTTGTCCCAGGGTGTTTTCGAAACCCCCAAGCTTCTCATGCTTTCCGGCGTCGGTCCCGCTCAGGAACTCAAGAAGAAtgacatcaacgtcaagcTTGACTCTCCCCACGTTGGccagcatcttctcgatcACCCTATCGTACCCTTCGTTCTCCAAGTCAAGGATGGCTTCGGTCTGGAGGACTACATCCTTCGCGATGGAGCCGCCAACAGCGCTGCAGTCGCTCAGTACAAGCGCGACAAGACCGGCCCAGTCAGCTCTGGTCTCCTCGAACTCGTCGGCTTTCCTCGCATCGACGAGCGTCTCGAGCAGCACCAATCCTACCGTGAAGCCAAGGCTGCGAACGGTGGTCTCGACCCCTTCGGTCCCAAGGGCCAACCTCACTTTGAACTCGATTTCGTTGGCATGTTCAGCACTGCTTTTCAATGGCACTACCCCGTTCCTGAGAAGGGCAACTACATGACCGTTATCGTCGATCTTCTGCGTCCACTTTCTGAAGGTCAAGTTACTCTTAACAGCAACGACCCTCTTGTCCAacccaacatcaacctcaacttcttTGGTAATgatcttgatatccttgCTATGCGCGAGGGTGTTCGCTGGACCTATGATGTTCTCACCACTGGCAAAGGTTTCAAGGACATTGTTCTCGGCGAGTACCCTTGGAGAATGCCCCTTGAgtctgatgaggagatgaagagggcTGTCCTTGATCGCAGCCAGACTGGTTTCC ACCCTTGCGGCACTGCACGTCTCTCCAAGAACATCCAACAAGGTGTTGTTGACTCTCGCCTTCGTGTTCATGGAATCAAGAACCTCCGCATTGCTGATGCCTCTGTCATCCCTGTTATTCCTGACTGCCGCATCCAGAACTCTGTCTACATGATCGGAGAGAAG GGTGCCGATATAATCAAGGCTGATCATCCTGAGATCTTTGGCCAGGAAGCCACCAGGGCCAACCCATTCACTAGCCGCCTGTAG
- a CDS encoding hypothetical protein (EggNog:ENOG41~antiSMASH:Cluster_2.6~SMCOG1169:sugar transport protein), whose amino-acid sequence MVHVDNEHGVPHYWGKTGKGLQKLITIVATTDFLLFGYDQGVMSGIISAPAFTDDFPQVLDETYEGFVVSIYAVGCFLGALFILNFGDRLGRRKSIFLGAIVMIIGVIIQIAAVPPSGGATAQFIIGRCITGIGNGINTSTIPTYQAECSESHNRGKLICIEGGNVAIGTLIAYWIDYGCTYGPAPFVWRFPIAFQVVFATIVLVMMMKLPESPRWLLTHGRREEAATILAGLNGQTRDSHDVTTQMATIEKAIAAAGHKGGKTPFSALFTGGKTQHFRRLILGASSQMMQQLSGCNAVIYYFPILFQKSIGTDHNLALLLGGVNMIIYSIFATTSWFAVERVGRRKLFLIGTVGQCLSMILSFGALIPGTASASKGAAVGLFTYIAFFGATWLPLPWLYPAEINPLKTRAKANATSTVSNWLWNFFIVMITPVMIHGTGTNGWGTYAFFAAMNACFFPIIYFFYPETSGRSLEEIDLIFAKGYTEKKSYVTAAKELPPMEDHEVHEKAREYGFGSDDDIKASHFESEGDNGVMTDSAV is encoded by the exons ATGGTTCACGTCGATAACGAGCATGGTGTGCCGCACTACTGGGGCAAGACCGGCAAGGGTCTTCAAAAGCTCATCACTATAGTCGCTACTACAgactttcttctcttcggtTATG ATCAAGGTGTCATGTCCGGTATCATCTCAGCTCCCGCTTTCACCGACGATTTCCCCcaggttcttgatgagacGTATGAAGGCTTCGTCGTCTCCATCTACGCTGTCGGCTGCTTCCTCGGTGCTCTTTTCATTCTCAACTTTGGTGACCGTCTCGGTCGTCGCAAGTCCATCTTCCTTGGTGCTATTGTTATGATCATTGGTGTCATCATCCAGATCGCTGCTGTTCCTCCTAGCGGTGGTGCTACAGCGCAATTCATCATTGGACGATGTATCACCGGTATTGGAAACGGAA TCAACACATCGACTATCCCTACCTACCAGGCCGAGTGCAGTGAGTCTCACAACCGAGGCAAGCTCATCTGCATTGAAGGCGGCAACGTCGCCATCGGAACGTTGATCGCCTACTGGATCGACTACGGCTGTACCTATGGTCCCGCTCCCTTCGTCTGGCGATTCCCTATCGCTTTCCAGGTCGTCTTTGCTaccatcgtcctcgtcatgatgatgaagcttcCCGAGTCACCTCGCTGGCTCCTCACCCATGGCCGTCGCGAAGAAGCAGCGACGATTCTAGCAGGTCTCAACGGTCAAACCCGTGACTCCCACGACGTCACCACCCAGATGGCTACCATTGAGAAGGCtatcgctgctgctggccaCAAGGGCGGCAAGACTCCCTTCTCTGCTCTCTTCACTGGCGGCAAGACCCAGCACTTCCGACGTCTCATTCTCGGTGCCTCTTCTcagatgatgcagcagcTCTCCGGTTGCAACGCCGTCATCTACTACTTCCCTATTCTCTTCCAGAAGTCCATCGGTACCGATCACAACCTcgctctcctcctcggcggTGTCAACATGATCATCTACTCCATCTTCGCTACAACCTCTTGGTTCGCCGTTGAGCGCGTCGGTCGCCGcaagctcttcctcatcggaaCTGTCGGCCAGTGTCTGTCCATGATCCTCTCCTTCGGCGCTCTCATCCCCGGTACTGCCTCTGCTTCAAAGGGTGCTGCCGTCGGCCTCTTCACTTACATCGCCTTCTTCGGTGCCACCTGGCTGCCCCTCCCTTGGCTCTACCCCGCTGAGATCAACCCTCTCAAGACCCGCGCGAAGGCTAACGCCACCTCCACCGTCTCCAACTGGCTCTGgaacttcttcatcgtcatgatCACCCCCGTCATGATTCATGGCACCGGCACCAACGGCTGGGGCACCTACGCCTTCTTCGCTGCCATGAACGCCTGCTTCTTCCCCATCATCTACTTCTTCTACCCCGAAACTTCTGGTCGCTCCCTCGAGGAGATTGATCTGATCTTCGCCAAGGGCTacactgagaagaagagctaCGTCACTGCTGCTAAGGAGCTTCCTCCTATGGAGGATCACGAGGTTCACGAGAAGGCTCGTGAGTATGGCTTcggcagtgatgatgacatCAAGGCGTCTCACTTCGAGTCTGAGGGCGACAACGGAGTCATGACTGACTCTGCTGTCTAA
- a CDS encoding hypothetical protein (antiSMASH:Cluster_2.6): MNVLRKIGNLIAPPPQQAEDGRDQWPSRTAYLLASCGGAVGMGNMLRYPSQVYNNHGLQWFVPYLMAVFLLAIPAMALEIAAGNAYRGGTVVAYNSISRRMKGIGFSLNYVGFVVVIYFVPILAWAMVYFQKSFTNNLPWAGDTENWFMYEAVGAVDPDKSGQWVVYPGVALNGRLVGWNAFTWFTVWLCMFRGVGLTGRVVYFTMGLPVIMGIILIGRGVSLPNASEGIKLYFASWHSSKLAGTKIWRDAVGQVFFSTGVGFGYYTAYASYNRKFANAAQDAVIIVLFNSSFEALVAFAVFGIVGYLGMRPEETGEIGSYGLGFMTYPEAFVEMPASGFFSVIFFFTIMLLGISSSFAMLDAVMTLILDSPFARNWSRPWVATTMVTICFLLSLPHCTEFGYFFMDGIDRWINNIGLVFVVWAECVGATTLYRFEDVVGQVGMPSFVLYNVGFLGGQLLGIIVGHTATPWAGAIAGFGLYFICLAASLFLAKTPDAHGAPRLLSKNKLTSVFYYVAFYSGNQLRHDLNSVIGNGKNWSLPFLWAPMLRYVSGPILAIIFSLAYPSFEEVKNDPLYILGFIVAHLLLVWCVIGFVFPRWFNVFVVPERRGDWKQPYAPNVLRGTTEGEEATKAETGMSSGDASMSNKGVKA; the protein is encoded by the exons ATGAACGTGCTACGCAAAATTGGAAATCTGATAGCCCcgcctcctcaacaagcagAAGACGGTCGTGATCAATGGCCCTCGCGAACAGCCTACCTCCTCGCCTCGTGCGGTGGCGCAGTAGGCATGGGAAACATGCTACGGTATCCATCGCAAGTATACAACAACCACGGCCTACAATGGTTCGTACCATACCTAATGgccgtcttcctcctcgccatTCCCGCCATGGCCCTTGAAATTGCCGCAGGGAACGCTTATCGCGGCGGAACCGTAGTGGCGTACAACTCTATCAGTCGACGGATGAAAGGAATCGGCTTTTCACTCAATTACGTCGGTTTCGTCGTTGTTATTTACTTCGTCCCGATTCTGGCGTGGGCTATGGTTTACTTCCAGAAGTCTTTTACGAATAACTTGCCTTGGGCGGGTGATACAGAGAACTGGTTCATGTATGAAGCAGTTGGTGCTGTTGATCCTGATAAGTCTGGTCAGTGGGTTGTGTATCCGGGTGTCGCACTCAACGGTCGTCTTGTTGGCTGGAATGCATTTACCTGGTTCACTGTCTGGCTCTGCATGTTTCGAGGAGTCGGCCTTACCGGACGCGTCGTCTACTTCACCATGGGCCTCCCGGTCATAATGGGTATTATCCTCATCGGACGCGGTGTATCACTTCCCAATGCCAGCGAGGGCATCAAGCTCTATTTCGCCAGTTGGCATAGCTCAAAACTCGCGGGGACCAAAATCTGGCGTGATGCTGTTGGTCAAGTCTTTTTTTCGACAGGAGTCGGATTCGGATACTACACAGCATATGCCTCGTACAACCGCAAATTCGCCAACGCAGCTCAAGATGCAGTCATTATCGTCCTGTTCAACTCGTCCTTCGAAGCCCTGGTTGCGTTTGCAGTTTTCGGTATCGTTGGATATCTCGGTATGCGCCCCGAAGAAACCGGCGAGATTGGAAGCTATGGACTCGGCTTCATGACGTATCCCGAGGCCTTTGTCGAGATGCCTGCTTCGGGCTTCTTttccgtcatcttcttcttcaccattATGCTGCTCGGCATTAGCTCGTCCTTTGCTATGCTTGATGCAGTCATGACGTTGATCCTCGATTCCCCGTTTGCCAGAAACTGGAGTCGTCCTTGGGTTGCTACCACTATGGTCACGATTTGCTTCCTCCTTTCGCTTCCTCACTGTACAGAGTTTGGTTACTTCTTTATGGATGGAATTGATCGATGGATCAATAACATTggcctcgtcttcgtcgtttGGGCAGAGTGTGTTGGTGCGACTACTCTATATCGAtttgaggatgttgttggtCAGGTCGGGATGCCTTCATTTGTCCTGTACAATGTTGGTTTTCTAGGTGGTCAACTGCTCGGTATCATTGTCGGTCACACTGCGACTCCTTGGGCCGGTGCCATTGCTGGCTTCGGGCTCTATTTTATTTGTCTGGCTGCTTCATTGTTCCTTGCAAAAACACCAGACGCTCACGGTGCACCGAGATTACTGTCCAAGAACAAGCTGACCTCCGTCTTTTACTACGTTGCCTTTTACTCG GGCAACCAACTAAGACATGATCTCAACTCAGTTATCGGCAATGGTAAAAACTGGTCCCTCCCCTTCCTCTGGGCACCAATGCTACGATACGTCTCGGGGCCGATCCTGgctatcatcttcagcctggCCTACCCCAGCTTCGAGGAAGTCAAGAATGATCCTCTATAcatccttggcttcatcgtCGCGCATTTGTTACTTGTATGGTGTGTGATTGGTTTTGTCTTTCCCAGGTGGTTCAACGTATTTGTCGTTCCTGAGCGTCGTGGTGACTGGAAGCAGCCGTATGCTCCCAATGTCCTTCGAGGGACAACTGAGGGTGAGGAAGCCACCAAAGCAGAGACTGGTATGTCCAGTGGAGATGCCAGTATGTCGAACAAAGGTGTCAAGGCGTGA
- a CDS encoding hypothetical protein (antiSMASH:Cluster_2.6), with translation MSNPVYTLAEGQPVRDPSVSTTLPVFGGGGLTTLGDTLLLETLAHFSRERIPERVVHAKAAGAWGEFEVTNPEIAQLTCAKFLDTAGKKTQVLFRLSTTGGEKGSADTVRDVRGFSVKFFTEEGNYDIVGNHVPVFFVRDPMRFASLNRSHKRHPATNRPDATMFWDFHVNQPESVHTLMHLFGSRGLPDSIRRVTGFGVHTFKLIDSSGRPRYCKFHFRPETGHTSFASAEEAEKKAGANADYHTEDLWDAIARGEYPVWKLYVQVMEPERAETFGRALFDITKIWSHKDFPLIEVGKMTLNKNPDNYFAEIEQAAFSPSNLVPGIAMTPDPMLQARMFAYPDAQRYRLGSNYAQLPPNRPIAPVYAPFVRDGITTTKNYGGDPNYVRSTLSPGVTTQSITQITHHERIAANALLGLNEIPVDDEDFVQPRDLWRRVFDDAEKEKFVGNVVGSLAGTPAPLREAVVAMFSKVDGEIGQRMMAKIKEDATRL, from the exons ATGTCTAACCCTGTGTATACTTTGGCCGAGG GTCAGCCTGTTCGGGACCCCTCAGTGAGCACTACCCTCCCCGTCTTTGGCGGCGGCGGTCTCACAACTCTTGGTGatacccttctccttgagacTCTGGCCCATTTCAGTCGAGAGCGCATCCCTGAACG AGTCGTTCACGCCAAAGCTGCTGGTGCCTGGGGTGAATTCGAGGTCACAAACCCTGAAATCGCTCAATTGACTTGCGCCAAGTTCCTCGACACCGCTGGCAAGAAGACTCAAGTTCTCTTCCGTCTGAGTACTACTGGTGGTGAGAAGGGCAGCGCCGATACTGTTCGCGATGTCCGAGGTTTCTCTGTCAAGTTCTTTACTGAGGAAGGAAACTACGACATTGTCGGGAACCATGTT CCTGTCTTCTTTGTCCGCGATCCCATGCGATTCGCTTCATTGAACCGAAGCCACAAGCGACATCCTGCCACCAACCGACCTGATGCTACCATG TTCTGGGACTTTCACGTCAACCAACCCGAGAGTGTCCATACCCTAATGCATCTCTTTGGTAGCCGCGGTCTTCCCGACTCCATCCGCCGCGTCACCGGCTTCGGCGTTCACACCTTCAAGCTCATTGACAGCTCTGGCCGGCCCAGATACTGCAAATTCCACTTCCGTCCCGAGACTGGCCACACCAGCTTTGCAtctgctgaagaagctgagaagaaggctggtgCTAATGCTGATTACCATACTGAGGATCTCTGGGATGCTATTGCCCGTGGCGAGTATCCTGTCTGGAAGTTATATGTTCAGGTCATGGAGCCTGAGAGGGCTGAGACCTTTGGTCGCGCTTTGTTCGATATTACAAAGATTTGGTCTCATAAGGACTTTCCTCTGATTGAGGTTGGAAAGATGACCTTGAACAAGAAC CCCGACAACTACTTTGCTGAGATTGAGCAAGCTGCTTTCTCACCATCAAACCTGGTCCCTGGTATCGCCATGACTCCCGATCCTATGCTTCAGGCTCGCATGTTCGCCTACCCCGACGCTCAACGATATCGTCTCGGCTCCAACTACGCTCAACTCCCCCCCAACCGCCCTATCGCACCCGTCTACGCCCCCTTCGTCCGCGAcggcatcaccaccaccaagaactACGGCGGCGACCCTAACTACGTCCGAAGCACTCTCAGCCCCGGCGTCACCACTCAATCCATCACTCAGATCACACACCACGAGCGTATTGCTGCCAACGCACTTCTCGGTCTGAATGAGATCCccgttgacgatgaggactttGTTCAGCCTCGGGATCTGTGGAGGAGAGtctttgatgatgctgagaaggagaagtttGTGGGTAATGTTGTTGGAAGCTTGGCTGGCACACCTGCTCCTTTGAGGGAGGCTGTCGTTGCTATGTTTAGCAAGGTTGATGGTGAGATTGGCCAGCGAATGATGGCCAAGATTAAGGAGGATGCTACTCGCCTTTAG